In Massilistercora timonensis, the following are encoded in one genomic region:
- a CDS encoding acetylornithine/succinylornithine family transaminase, which translates to MKLKDTNLTAEELKSIVNKYMVETYERYDFIAERAEGMYLYDEKGNAYLDFYGGVAVNSPGNRNPRVVQAVREQMEDIMHTFNYPYTVPQALLAQKVCETIGMDKIFFQNSGTEANECMIKMARKYGIDHYGPEKYHIVTAEKGFHGRTMGAMAATGQPDTAIQQGFGPMVPGFSYARFNDLDDFASKVTDQTIAIMIEPVQGEGGVYPATQEFMEGLRRLCDERGLLLLLDEVQTGWGRTGSPMAYMGYHVKPDAVSMAKALGGGMPIGACCATKEVAQSFTVGTHGSTYGGHAVSCAAALASVSEILEKDLSGNARKVGRYLRQELAKLPYVKEARGKGLLVGCEYEIPIAVEVKHKVLERRALITAIGDRVNRMIPPLTVTKKEVDQLIRIMKASILEAAEEYQGMKMAG; encoded by the coding sequence ATGAAACTGAAAGACACAAACCTGACGGCAGAGGAACTTAAGAGCATTGTGAACAAGTACATGGTGGAGACCTATGAGCGCTACGATTTTATCGCAGAGCGGGCGGAGGGGATGTACCTCTATGACGAGAAGGGTAATGCTTACCTGGATTTCTACGGCGGCGTGGCGGTCAACAGCCCCGGGAACCGCAATCCCCGGGTAGTTCAGGCAGTGAGAGAACAGATGGAGGACATCATGCACACCTTCAACTATCCCTATACGGTACCTCAGGCGTTGCTGGCCCAAAAGGTGTGTGAAACGATCGGGATGGACAAGATCTTCTTCCAGAATTCCGGGACAGAGGCTAATGAGTGTATGATCAAGATGGCGAGGAAATATGGGATCGATCACTACGGACCGGAGAAATACCACATCGTGACTGCAGAGAAAGGATTCCATGGACGCACCATGGGAGCCATGGCAGCCACCGGGCAGCCGGACACCGCGATCCAGCAGGGGTTCGGGCCGATGGTGCCGGGATTTTCCTATGCCAGATTTAACGATCTGGATGACTTTGCCTCCAAGGTGACAGATCAGACCATTGCCATTATGATCGAACCGGTCCAGGGGGAAGGCGGCGTCTATCCGGCCACCCAGGAGTTTATGGAGGGCCTGCGCAGGCTCTGCGATGAGAGAGGGCTTTTGCTCTTGCTGGACGAGGTGCAGACCGGATGGGGGCGGACGGGATCGCCTATGGCTTATATGGGATATCACGTGAAGCCGGACGCGGTGTCCATGGCCAAGGCTCTGGGCGGCGGGATGCCCATTGGCGCCTGCTGTGCCACAAAGGAGGTGGCTCAGTCCTTTACCGTGGGAACCCACGGTTCCACCTACGGTGGTCACGCGGTTTCCTGCGCGGCGGCCCTGGCATCTGTCTCAGAGATCCTGGAGAAGGACTTAAGCGGAAATGCGCGGAAAGTAGGCCGGTATCTGCGGCAGGAGCTGGCAAAGCTTCCCTATGTGAAGGAGGCCAGAGGAAAAGGGCTTTTGGTAGGCTGTGAATACGAGATCCCCATTGCGGTGGAGGTGAAGCACAAGGTGCTGGAGCGCCGGGCGCTGATCACAGCGATCGGAGACCGGGTGAACCGGATGATCCCGCCTCTTACAGTGACGAAAAAGGAAGTGGATCAGCTGATCCGGATCATGAAAGCGTCTATCCTGGAGGCGGCGGAAGAGTATCAGGGTATGAAGATGGCGGGATAA
- the rpsU gene encoding 30S ribosomal protein S21 — MSNVIVKENETLDSALRRFKRNCAKAGIQQEIRKREHYEKPSVRRKKKSEAARKRKYN; from the coding sequence ATGTCAAATGTAATCGTTAAAGAAAACGAGACGTTGGACAGCGCTTTACGCAGATTCAAAAGAAACTGCGCGAAAGCTGGCATTCAGCAGGAGATTCGCAAAAGAGAACACTATGAAAAGCCAAGCGTAAGACGTAAAAAGAAATCTGAAGCTGCTAGAAAACGTAAGTATAACTAA